A stretch of the Lactuca sativa cultivar Salinas chromosome 9, Lsat_Salinas_v11, whole genome shotgun sequence genome encodes the following:
- the LOC111920272 gene encoding uncharacterized protein LOC111920272 produces the protein MSLCMSTLNGAPLISTSPSLITSSSIVNSTSHAVISKSKYLASCSVHGFHSRNLQYHPMFTIARRNFVVCSNITPPPGVPLPSGPPSDSMNGWVLCIVLTFVLPFITRKWGPLIALKNRVDTAVDMAEHIAEVMEDVAGKVDKVIDSITDDLPEDSKLRKRLEAIDELIEGVAMSAHIANDIIDKVEEAEDKLESLILSQANEEKVSIQVVKKEEVSTHKD, from the exons ATGTCATTGTGCATGTCGACATTAAATGGTGCTCCATTGATATCAACAAGCCCAAGTCTCATTACATCATCTTCTATAGTTAATTCAACTTCTCATGCAGTAATCTCAAAAAGCAAGTATCTTGCCTCATGCAGCGTTCATGGCTTCCATAGTAGAAACTTGCAGTATCACCCCATGTTTACGATTGCACGACGAAACTTTGTTGTATGTAGCAATATTACTCCACCTCCCGGAGTTCCTCTTCCTTCAGGACCACCTTCGGATTCTAT GAATGGTTGGGTTCTGTGTATCGTGTTGACATTTGTTTTACCCTTTATCACGCGTAAATGGGGGCCGTTGATTGCACTAAAAA ATAGAGTGGACACAGCGGTAGACATGGCGGAGCATATAGCGGAAGTTATGGAAGATGTGGCTGGAAAAGTTGATAAGGTGATCGATAGCATTACTGATGATCTTCCTGAAGATAGTAAACTCAGAAAAAGGTTGGAAGCCATTGATGAGCTGATCGAAGGAGTAGCAATGAGTGCTCATATCGCGAATGATATCATCGACAAG GTGGAAGAAGCTGAAGATAAACTCGAGTCCTTGATTCTTTCCCAAGCAAACGAGGAAAAGGTTTCCATACAAGTTGTGAAAAAGGAGGAAGTTTCTACGCATAAAGATTGA